One segment of Bradyrhizobium sp. WD16 DNA contains the following:
- a CDS encoding RND family transporter, with translation MLDPGKINVGAEDAAARRSLSIAFGLERIGLFPMKAPILSCIILVALCIGAFFGVQRIKIDDSLSQLFRSNTREYHQYEEVTKRFPSTEFDVLVVVEGKALLARENLEKLRDLVTDLQLIDGTRGIISLFSARQAPAPGQFPAPLFPETLPEGRAYGQFIDTVKTNEIIRGKLLSEDGTLALIVLSLEPSVVSSNGLKATVGEIRKTMKEDLGDTGLSVELSGVPVMQLEIRNAVERDGLIYNVAGVLAGCIIAILFFRKVSFMVVAAFPPLLAILLALGGLGWANFSLNMFLNVMTPLIMVISFSDSMQLTFAARDRLIAGEDKVTAFSNAVRVVGPACVLTHATAGISFLALQFSNSDLIRAFGEAGLAATVIALLAVLSFVPVFGILFVRGEQEFAAKFKSADVGVNALRRFCAWIAVRMVGRPALFSAIALAVVGGLALIYAHLEPRYRLADQVPDKQKAVAASSRLDAKLTGANPIDILIEFPKGASLFDPQTLSTVADVHALVEKQAGVGNVWSLETLRRWLAEKAGAHDVATLKEYVDVIPDHLKRRFISAEQDAVVVSARVPDLDSSQILPVVEGLDKAMDAVRAKHPGYEIAVTGLSAIAARNSANMIEKLNSGLTIEFVFVAVFIGLAFRSATVMFSSILPGIFPVVASGTVLWAMGEGLQFASVVALTVSFGLGLSATIHFLNRLRLESAPGSDPGIAVERATVLVGPALILTTVVLACGLGVMVFSDLPSLRLFGWLSAFSMIAALVADLFILRPTAMFLVGLSQMVRGLWRGPAKTGV, from the coding sequence ATGCTTGACCCCGGAAAGATCAATGTCGGCGCCGAGGATGCCGCTGCCCGGCGGTCACTGAGTATCGCGTTCGGCCTGGAGCGCATCGGCCTATTCCCGATGAAGGCGCCGATCCTGTCCTGCATCATTCTGGTGGCGCTGTGCATCGGCGCCTTTTTCGGCGTGCAGCGGATCAAGATCGACGATTCGCTCAGTCAGCTGTTCCGTTCCAATACCCGCGAATATCACCAGTACGAGGAGGTGACCAAGCGCTTCCCGTCGACCGAATTCGATGTGCTGGTGGTGGTCGAGGGCAAGGCCCTGCTGGCCCGTGAAAATCTCGAAAAGTTGCGCGACCTGGTCACCGATCTGCAGCTCATCGATGGTACCCGTGGCATCATCTCGCTGTTCTCGGCCCGTCAGGCGCCGGCGCCGGGACAGTTTCCGGCGCCGCTATTCCCCGAGACCCTGCCGGAAGGCAGGGCCTACGGCCAGTTCATCGACACGGTGAAGACCAATGAGATCATTCGCGGCAAGCTGCTGTCGGAAGATGGTACGTTGGCCCTGATCGTGCTGTCGCTCGAACCCTCGGTGGTGTCGAGCAACGGGCTGAAGGCCACGGTCGGCGAGATTCGCAAGACCATGAAGGAGGATCTCGGCGATACCGGGCTGTCGGTCGAACTTTCCGGCGTGCCGGTGATGCAGCTCGAGATCCGCAATGCGGTGGAGCGCGACGGTCTGATCTACAATGTCGCCGGCGTGCTTGCCGGCTGCATCATCGCGATCCTGTTCTTCCGCAAGGTCTCCTTCATGGTGGTGGCGGCGTTTCCGCCTCTGCTCGCCATCCTGCTGGCGCTGGGAGGCCTCGGCTGGGCGAATTTCAGCCTCAACATGTTCCTCAACGTGATGACGCCGCTGATCATGGTGATCAGCTTTTCGGATTCCATGCAGCTCACCTTCGCCGCCCGCGACCGCCTGATCGCCGGCGAGGACAAGGTGACGGCCTTCAGCAACGCTGTTCGGGTGGTCGGACCGGCCTGTGTGCTGACCCATGCCACCGCCGGCATTTCCTTCCTGGCGCTGCAGTTCTCGAATTCGGACCTGATCCGCGCCTTCGGCGAGGCCGGGCTGGCTGCAACCGTCATCGCGCTGCTCGCGGTGCTGTCCTTCGTGCCGGTATTCGGCATCCTGTTCGTGCGCGGCGAACAGGAATTCGCCGCCAAGTTCAAGAGTGCCGACGTCGGCGTCAACGCGCTGCGTCGCTTCTGCGCCTGGATCGCCGTGCGCATGGTCGGTCGCCCGGCGCTGTTCAGCGCCATTGCCTTGGCCGTGGTCGGCGGCCTCGCCTTGATCTATGCCCATCTCGAGCCGCGTTATCGTCTCGCCGACCAGGTCCCCGACAAGCAGAAGGCTGTCGCCGCCAGCAGCCGGCTCGACGCCAAGCTGACTGGCGCCAACCCGATCGACATCCTGATTGAATTCCCCAAGGGCGCTTCGCTCTTTGATCCCCAGACACTTTCGACCGTCGCCGACGTCCACGCCCTGGTGGAGAAGCAGGCCGGTGTCGGCAATGTCTGGTCGTTGGAAACGCTGCGGCGCTGGCTGGCGGAGAAGGCCGGCGCCCATGACGTCGCCACCCTCAAGGAATATGTCGACGTCATTCCCGACCATCTGAAGCGGCGCTTCATCTCCGCCGAGCAGGATGCCGTGGTGGTCTCGGCGCGGGTGCCTGATCTCGATTCCAGCCAGATCCTCCCGGTGGTCGAGGGTCTCGACAAGGCCATGGATGCGGTGCGGGCCAAGCATCCCGGCTACGAAATCGCCGTGACCGGCTTGTCGGCGATTGCGGCGCGCAACAGCGCCAACATGATCGAAAAGCTCAATTCCGGTCTGACCATCGAGTTCGTCTTCGTCGCCGTCTTCATCGGTCTCGCCTTCCGTTCTGCGACAGTGATGTTCTCCAGCATCCTGCCCGGCATCTTTCCGGTAGTCGCGTCGGGCACGGTGCTGTGGGCTATGGGCGAGGGCCTCCAGTTCGCCAGCGTGGTCGCGCTCACGGTGTCCTTCGGCCTCGGCCTTAGCGCGACCATTCACTTCCTCAACCGTCTGCGGCTGGAGAGTGCACCCGGCTCCGATCCGGGCATCGCGGTCGAGCGCGCCACGGTGCTGGTCGGGCCGGCGCTGATCCTGACCACGGTGGTGCTGGCCTGCGGTCTCGGGGTGATGGTGTTCTCGGATCTACCCTCGCTGCGGCTGTTCGGCTGGCTCAGCGCCTTCTCGATGATCGCCGCGCTTGTCGCCGATCTCTTCATCCTGCGTCCGACCGCCATGTTCCTGGTCGGCCTCTCGCAGATGGTGCGTGGTCTGTGGCGCGGACCGGCGAAGACAGGCGTGTGA